A genomic region of Nostoc sp. UHCC 0702 contains the following coding sequences:
- a CDS encoding DUF4349 domain-containing protein, producing MDALTQLLYKSPLFVSALLGGVIFTSCASLENSSPSSLPGSSGDRMAKEAAPVAELASDVSQDAKAPPIPRSRPQLIKKAAMTVIVNSVDQSIDAVSQIITKQQGDLIGLKEQQPRDDNSRHTASIQLRVPQNQLEPTLEELAKLGTVENRNIMAEDVGDRLVDSQARLTNLRKTEANLQKIMDRAGSVKDVLSVAQQLSNVRESIEQIDGQLKNLQNQVAYSTITLNLEAAVSSSSPQRALGSQIQETWNNSTSSVGAFTVGLLKLGIWLIAYTPYLLILAAGAYSFIRWRRTHSLR from the coding sequence ATGGACGCTTTAACTCAATTACTGTATAAATCTCCTTTATTTGTGAGTGCGCTATTGGGAGGGGTCATTTTTACCAGTTGTGCTTCTTTGGAGAATTCTTCTCCTAGTTCATTACCTGGAAGTTCAGGCGATCGCATGGCCAAGGAAGCAGCACCTGTTGCAGAACTTGCTAGCGATGTCTCTCAAGATGCAAAAGCCCCACCAATACCTCGTTCTCGCCCCCAACTAATCAAAAAAGCCGCAATGACTGTGATTGTGAACTCTGTCGATCAAAGTATTGATGCTGTCTCGCAAATTATCACCAAGCAGCAAGGCGACTTGATCGGCTTGAAAGAACAACAACCTAGAGACGATAACTCGCGTCATACTGCATCAATACAGCTACGAGTCCCCCAGAACCAGCTAGAACCTACCTTGGAAGAATTAGCCAAACTGGGAACTGTAGAAAATCGCAATATCATGGCGGAAGATGTGGGCGATCGCTTGGTGGATTCCCAAGCTAGATTAACTAATCTGCGGAAAACTGAAGCCAATTTGCAAAAAATCATGGATCGGGCGGGTTCTGTAAAAGATGTCCTCAGTGTTGCCCAACAACTTAGTAATGTCCGAGAATCCATAGAGCAAATAGATGGTCAATTAAAAAACTTACAAAATCAAGTTGCATACTCCACTATCACACTTAACCTAGAAGCAGCAGTGTCTAGCAGCAGTCCGCAGCGTGCTTTAGGTTCGCAAATTCAAGAAACCTGGAACAACTCTACCAGTTCGGTTGGTGCATTTACAGTTGGTTTATTGAAGCTGGGTATTTGGTTAATCGCTTACACACCATATTTGTTGATTTTGGCTGCTGGTGCTTATAGCTTTATCCGTTGGCGGCGAACCCATTCACTGCGTTAG